A genomic region of Papaver somniferum cultivar HN1 chromosome 7, ASM357369v1, whole genome shotgun sequence contains the following coding sequences:
- the LOC113300157 gene encoding shaggy-related protein kinase delta-like, which translates to MLDFFAVITTTVGGRNGQSRKNIGYIVEHVGGIGSFGVAFQSKCRETGEIAAIKKVRQDKRYKNRELQIMQMLDHPNIVALKHNFFSITGKEEPYLNIVLEFVPNTVYGVAKHYSRMNQHMPLIYVNLHTYQICRSLSYILNCFGICHHVIKS; encoded by the exons ATGTTAGATTTTTTCGCTGTAATAACAACTACAGTTGGTGGTCGAAACGGCCAATCGAGGAAG AATATTGGTTACATAGTAGAGCATGTGGGGGGAATAGGTTCATTTGGAGTTGCCTTCCAG TCCAAATGTAGAGAGACTGGAGAAATAGCTGCAATCAAGAAGGTTCGTCAAGACAAGCGTTATAAGAATCGGGAGCTGCAAATTATGCAAATGTTGGATCACCCAAACATCGTAGCTCTAAAGCATAATTTCTTTTCGATCACAGGCAAGGAAGAGCCATACCTAAATATAGTACTTGAGTTCGTACCAAACACTGTTTATGGTGTTGCAAAGCACTACAGTCGGATGAACCAGCACATGCCACTAATATACGTGAACCTCCATACTTATCAG ATCTGCAGATCACTTTCTTACATTCTTAACTGTTTTGGTATATGTCACCATGTTATTAAGTCGTAG